GGGTCGCTCGGCTCCGACACCGGAGGGTCGATCCGCTTTCCCTCCGCGACCTGCGGCCTGACGGGCATCAAGCCGACCTGGGGGCGGGTCAGCCGGCACGGGGTCTTCCCGCTCGCCGACTCACTGGATCATGTCGGCCCCATGGCACGGTCGGCCGCGGACGCGGCGGCGATCCTCGGCGTCATCGCGGGAGCCGACCCGAACGACCCCACGGCGCTTCAGGACCCGGTGCCGAACTACCTGGCGGGGCTCGGCGACAGCATCCGGGGCGTCACCATCGGCATCGACCGTTCCTATGCCGGAGACGGCATCGACCCGGAAGTGGTCGCCGCCCTGGAAGAGGCCGAGCGGGTCCTCGTCGCGCTCGGCGCCAGGATCCGCGACGTCAGGTTTCCCCCCTTCGAGAAACTGGTCGGCATGTGGATCCCCATGTGCTCGGTCGAGACGGCGATCGCCCACGACCATACGTATCCGGCGCGCGCCTCGGAATACGGGCCGGATCTCGCCGCCCTGATCGACCAGGGGCGCTCGCTCACCGGAGTGGACGTGGGAGAGATCAACCACGAGCGGCTCAAATTCTCGGGCGGCCTCGCGGCGATGTTCCGGGACATCGACCTGCTCCTGGTGCCCACCATGCCCATGCCCGTCCCGAGCCTGGAACGCATGGGCGAGTATGGCGAAGACCCCGGCGTCCTGAACGGGATCCTCCGCTTCACCGCACCCTTCGATTTCTCCGGCAGCCCGACGATCACGCTGCCCAACGGGATCGACCGCATGGGCCTGCCGTCGAGCATGCAGCTCGTCGGCAGGCATGTCAGCGAGGATCTGCTGGTGCGGGCGGGTCACGCATACCAGTCGGTGACCGACTGGCATGTTCGCCGCCCTCCGGGCCTTGCCTAACCCATCAGCGCGTTGGGCAGGAACAGGACGATCTGGGGGAAGAAGCTGATCAGCAACAGCACGGCGATCAGCGTGAGGATGAGAGGCATCCCCTCGACGGTGAAGCGCTGCAGGCGGACATTGAGTATCGAGCAGGTCGTATACATCAAGGTTCCGACCGGCGGCGTCACGCCGCCGATCGTCAGGTTCACCACCATCACCAGGCCGAAATGCACCGGGTCGATGCCCACCTTGGTGATCACCGGAACCAGGATGGGGGCCAGCAGGATCAGCGCGGCGGTCCCCTCGATCAGCATCCCGACGGCGAGCAGCATCAGGTTGATCAGCAGGAGAAGCAGGTAAGGGTCCTGGGTCAGCGCCACCAGCTGGGCCGCCACCGTGAACGGGATCCTCTCCCACGCCATGTAGAAGCCGAAGGCCGAGGCGGCGCAGATGATCAGCATGACGGTGCTGGTCGCGAGCACCGCCTCCGTCAGGATCGACGGCAGGTCGGCGATCCGAAGCTCCCGATGGACCGCGAAACCGATGAGCGTTGCATAGAGCACGGTCATCGCGCCGGCCTCGGTCGGCGTGAAGATGCCGTACCGGATGCCGACCAGGATGAAGAGGGGAATGGTCAGCGCCCAGATCGCCTGGGTGAAGGCGCTCCACAGCTCCGCCCCGGAGACGAAGCGCTGCCGGCTCGGCCGGTAGCCCCGGCGCTTCGAGATCGCCGCCGTGACCAGCATCAGCGCGCCGCACAGCAGCAGGCCCGGGACGACGCCGCCGATGAAGAGGCGGCCGATCGAGACATCGGCCAGGAAGCCGTAGATGATCAGTCCGATGCCCGGCGGGATGATCGGCGTGATCACCGCGGCGCAGGCGGTCAGGGCCGCGACGAAGCCGGGCGCGTAGCCCCGGCGGATCATCTCCGGCCCGAGCATCTTGGCCTGCATGGCCGCGTCGGCGTTGGCCGAGGCCGAGAGGCCCCCCATCATCGCCGCCAGGATGATGTTCGCCTGCGCCAGCCCGCCGACCCAGTGGCCGACGAGCGCGTCGGCCAGCCCCATCAGCCGCCGGGTGATGCCGGCATGGTTCATGATCGAGCCCGCAAGGATGAAGAACGGCACCGCGAGCAACGGGAAGGACTCGGTGGCGCTCACCAGGCGCTGCACGAAGATGTTGATCGGAAGGCCGCCGGCGAACAGGAAGAAGCTGAGCGCCGCCATGGCGATGGCGAACGCCACCGGCACGTTGAGGGCCAGCA
This Skermanella mucosa DNA region includes the following protein-coding sequences:
- a CDS encoding amidase translates to MKSANLHYEPLTRVSELIRRREVSPVEVTGEMLDRIGDLDGRYHSYATVLADRALDRARTAEAEIAKGIWRGPLHGVPVAIKDLCYTTFGATAGGTTMHKAFTPDHDATVVERLEQGGAVLLGKLKMTEGAYTSHHPDDQAPLNPWNTEHWVGSSSTGSGVATAAGMCYGSLGSDTGGSIRFPSATCGLTGIKPTWGRVSRHGVFPLADSLDHVGPMARSAADAAAILGVIAGADPNDPTALQDPVPNYLAGLGDSIRGVTIGIDRSYAGDGIDPEVVAALEEAERVLVALGARIRDVRFPPFEKLVGMWIPMCSVETAIAHDHTYPARASEYGPDLAALIDQGRSLTGVDVGEINHERLKFSGGLAAMFRDIDLLLVPTMPMPVPSLERMGEYGEDPGVLNGILRFTAPFDFSGSPTITLPNGIDRMGLPSSMQLVGRHVSEDLLVRAGHAYQSVTDWHVRRPPGLA
- a CDS encoding TRAP transporter large permease, producing MNLLPVSIMFGMLALNVPVAFAIAMAALSFFLFAGGLPINIFVQRLVSATESFPLLAVPFFILAGSIMNHAGITRRLMGLADALVGHWVGGLAQANIILAAMMGGLSASANADAAMQAKMLGPEMIRRGYAPGFVAALTACAAVITPIIPPGIGLIIYGFLADVSIGRLFIGGVVPGLLLCGALMLVTAAISKRRGYRPSRQRFVSGAELWSAFTQAIWALTIPLFILVGIRYGIFTPTEAGAMTVLYATLIGFAVHRELRIADLPSILTEAVLATSTVMLIICAASAFGFYMAWERIPFTVAAQLVALTQDPYLLLLLINLMLLAVGMLIEGTAALILLAPILVPVITKVGIDPVHFGLVMVVNLTIGGVTPPVGTLMYTTCSILNVRLQRFTVEGMPLILTLIAVLLLISFFPQIVLFLPNALMG